Proteins encoded together in one Miscanthus floridulus cultivar M001 chromosome 16, ASM1932011v1, whole genome shotgun sequence window:
- the LOC136514194 gene encoding receptor-like cytoplasmic kinase 176 has product MGNCWGAKISSYSPSRGAISPSGTTSKFASRNGAAALSGCSSHASSASMLPTLRSEDEILESANVKAFTFNELRTATRNFRPDSVLGEGGFGSVFKGWIDEKTLAPTRPGTGMVIAVKKLNQEGFQGHKEWLTEVNYLGTLLHPYLVKLVGYCLEDEQRLLVYEFMPRGSLENHLFRRSSYFQPLPWNLRMKIALGAAKGLAYLHSDEAKVIYRDFKTSNVLLDANFNAKLSDFGLAKDGPTGDKSHVSTRVMGTHGYAAPEYLATGHLTTKSDVYSFGVVLLEMLSGRRALDKNRPNGEHNLVEWAGPYLRSKRHIFRILDPRLGGQYSLARAQKVAALALQCLSVESRHRPSMDELVTALEQLQDAKEGGNHHLQKRPSSRSMDNNGVKVAVKGKPAPSVKPV; this is encoded by the exons GGACAACTTCCAAGTTCGCTAGCAGGAATGGGGCAGCAGCCTTGAGCGGCTGCAGCAGCCATGCCTCATCGGCGTCGATGCTGCCAACCCTCCGCAGCGAGGATGAGATTCTGGAGTCGGCAAACGTCAAGGCCTTCACCTTCAATGAGCTGAGGACCGCCACCAGGAACTTCAGACCAGACAGTGTGCTGGGCGAGGGTGGGTTTGGCTCGGTCTTCAAGGGCTGGATTGATGAGAAGACGCTCGCCCCGACTAGACCGGGCACAGGGATGGTCATTGCCGTCAAGAAGCTCAACCAGGAAGGCTTCCAGGGTCACAAGGAGTGGCTG ACTGAAGTGAATTACCTTGGAACGCTGTTGCACCCCTATCTTGTAAAGCTCGTTGGCTACTGCCTCGAAGACGAACAGCGCCTCCTTGTCTATGAGTTCATGCCACGCGGGAGTTTGGAGAATCATCTATTTAGGA GGAGCTCCTATTTCCAGCCACTGCCCTGGAACCTACGAATGAAAATTGCCCTTGGAGCAGCTAAAGGTCTTGCATATCTCCATAGCGATGAAGCTAAAGTCATCTACCGTGATTTCAAGACCTCTAATGTCCTTCTAGATGCG AACTTCAATGCAAAGCTCTCTGATTTCGGGCTGGCCAAGGATGGTCCAACTGGTGACAAGAGCCATGTCTCCACCAGGGTGATGGGGACTCATGGGTATGCAGCTCCAGAATACCTTGCAACAG GTCATCTGACCACCAAGAGTGACGTGTACAGCTTTGGAGTAGTACTCCTAGAAATGTTGTCAGGACGCCGAGCACTGGACAAGAACCGCCCGAACGGGGAGCACAACCTTGTAGAGTGGGCTGGGCCATACCTGAGAAGTAAGAGGCACATATTTCGCATCCTGGATCCCCGGCTGGGCGGGCAGTACTCCCTTGCTAGGGCGCAGAAGGTTGCAGCACTTGCCCTGCAATGCCTCTCAGTGGAGTCCAGGCACAGGCCCAGCATGGATGAGTTGGTAACGGCCTTAGAACAGCTCCAGGACGCCAAGGAAGGAGGTAACCATCACCTACAGAAGAGGCCAAGCAGTCGGAGCATGGACAACAATGGTGTCAAAGTGGCAGTGAAGGGGAAGCCTGCTCCTTCTGTAAAACCAGTTTGA